From the genome of Solanum stenotomum isolate F172 chromosome 5, ASM1918654v1, whole genome shotgun sequence:
ACAGGAGGGATTACTACGATTCTCACATTTTCATGATAGATGGAAGAGGATTTTGGAATTTGGAGGTGATGTTTTCCAGAAAGGTCGGACATCGGGGGACCTCAAAGATAAGTGGAGAAACATTAGCAAAGCAGGCGAGAAAGCAACATAAAGgtttctttttaaaatggaCTCTATATATGTGTAGTGTTGTCTAAAATTGTTGGCTGCTTTTTTTGGAACAGCATACTATTGTGCATAATGCAGTTACTGTTAATATGTGGCTTAAGTCTCTCCGATGGTAGTTTTTGTTAGGCTTTGAGGTCTCTTGAGCCTTCTGTTGTACCCCCAATGTCCTCGTTAGAAGTTTTTTGGAATGAAGTAAGGTAAGAAGCCAAAATTAGAAGTTCCCATGTAGCTtgcagaaaataacattttgtTATAAACTTTTCTCTAATGAAGTGTAAAAATGCTTAAATGTTCTGCTTGTAAATGTTCTGAAGATTTAATAACAACCTTGTTTAGCTAGTCTACCAGTTTGTTTGATCCTTTTATGATGTCAATGATATGAAATGGTCactttttgaattatgaatacGACATCGGCTTATGACAGTTCTAGTTCTGTTGCTTCGAAAGTAGCTGTTTCAGCTTTAGCCACTCGAGTTTTAgatatttcttttgatttctCATCAAATGACtgacataaaaaattaagaaattgacAAGGCAGGGATGCACTGTGCAAGAAACATGTTTTATTTCTAAGTTCCTTATATTTGTAAATCTAAAGTTGACACTTTTCCATTCTATGTTTATGGTGAGTGTATATAATCTGTATTTTTCTATTCCATGTATGTATGACGTGACGTGCATGACAATCCTCCACGagataagaataaaatttgcatacactctaccctttCGTTCTTTAACAAGTTGGTAAGCTTATATTTTGTCATCATATATCAAAGGGGAACATAAGCCCGTGTTTCTCCTTTTATTACTCTCACAGGTTTACTACTACATATTACTACTAGTCTTCTTCAACTAGTTTCTTTTCTGTATACCATTTTTTGTCAACTTGTCATTAAGTTACTGGATGAAATGACTTTTATACCCCTCCCACCGACCCGAGTATAGTGGCAGAGTTGGGAATTCTAACTGGTggaaaaaaatacaagaatgCCACGTGTCATCTATTTACTGGATTGATCAATTCCCTGTTGCGTCCCGATTCCCCTGTAACTTTTTTCCTATTTGTACAATGTAATTCTCTAACGAGGGAAATTCAATTGAACCCCTCTTGAATCATGTATCTCTCTCCCTCTCTAGGGTGGATGTTggatccaaaaaataatctacATGAACTCAGTAACTTTTGTCGAGACTGTTAATATATCAAGAAATCCATTAAATATCTATAAATACCCAACTATGAACCCAATTGTTTATATATAGTATAACTTGAGTCCATTATAAAAATCCataacttcaaattttgaatctgtTGCCACTCCCCGACCCCAAAGAAACTCAAATTCTTAATCCATCTGTCACTCCCTAGCCCTGAAAATTGCACTTCCCTCGAGTCCGTCATACAAACATAACTCATaactttaaattctgaatccgcTTCTGTCACTCCCCGAGTCCATTTCAAAGTGTGATTCAAGTTGTCTTGTATGCGTACGTATATGACTGCATGGGATAAAGATGAATGTAAAGACTCGAGAATCAGGCTGTGAATGTCAGAAAAAATACATGTGAATTTAGAGGCTCGtgaatttcaaaaattcttGTGAGGTGCTTTTTAATACTTATACAAAACTTATTAGTAGAAATTCATCACTGGCTAGTATTTCTTCTTCTGTGACTTTTATGAGAGAAGAATAgaccattttgaattaattagagAATCCAAGGAATGTGAGGTGTCATACTTCATTCAATTCAAAGCAATCTCTTTAGTTTGAGATTACAACAATGATGGATTTCATTAGAGTGTATTGTCTTTCTTTATACTTTCTCTGCTTGGtctgattttgacttgacacgaagcGAAGCTTAAGAAAATAGATCAGGTTTTTTAATCTTGGGGTCTTTAACCGAAGATAGGTAGAATAATGCTATCAAAATTTCATTCAATCTTATGATCTTAATcatgtcatgtggaaagttaGAATAACGGAcagtaagataaataaattaaaacgaacgGAGTAAGAATTTCGAATTACGCAAAggatgttttaaaaaaaaaaaaaagaaacaaagaagaagagaagaattatcctaaaTAACATCCACACAACCACCTAAACTAAAAGTAATAGATGGATATAGAACTATATTATAATACATGCAATATATGTATAACGTATATAATCTATACATTTCGGCTAGAAAAAGTAAATTATGAATCCGATCGGCTATTTGTATAAAGAGCGTGTAGTTCATTTTTCATAATCGTCATGTATGGTTTAACATATGTAAATGACTTGATTGTGTagattttttattcattatcgTCATTGCATATAACTTAAAactttcataaaataaaaagagtaaaatgAAAGAATGAGAGAAATTAGAACTAAAGAATAATGTGACTTGACATTATATTCAGTGTACACTACTACTTAGCTCAAACGGTCACATGTATGAGCTCTTATAACACTTACAAAcgtgaaaacatttaaatcaaaaCTACAAATTCTTCCcttatacacacacacacatatatatattcccACTCCTTCCAATATATCCCTCACACTCAACACTTAGCAAAAATACAATACTACACTTTCTCATATAACACTGATATAGTCTAACGTACTAAACGGGCTTTCAGTTGGCCCGAAAAGTAAACACTCTACAATTTTCTTGTACACTTTTGCCTACCAGTACGACACTGATAATCTAGTCTAGCATGTTGAACGGGCTTTCAGTTGGCCCGAAAAGTTAACACACTATACACTCTTAACTACCCTTCACTAAGCTATAACTTCTTACAATTTTTCCTGTACTCTTTGGCCTTCCAGTACGACACTGATAATCTAGTCTAGTGTACTGAACGGGCTTTATGGACAGCTACAAAAGAAATCCACTAAAACCATGGAAGAAGGGCCCGGCAAGAGGGAAAGGGGGCCCGCAGAACGCGTTATGCGAATACCGAGGCGTTCGACAGAGAACATGGGGGAAATGGGTAGCAGAAATCAGAGAGCCTAAAAAGAGAACTAGGCTATGGTTAGGATCTTTTGCTACAGCTGAAGAAGCTGCAATGGCTTATGATGAAGCAGCAAGAAGATTATATGGACCAGATGCTTACCTTAATTTACCTCATATGAGAGCTAATTTCAATCCATTGAACAAATCACAAAAGTTCAAATGGTTTTCATCAACCAACAACTTTGTTTCATCATTAATCCCAAATACCACTGGCTTACTCAACTTAAGTGCTCAGCCAAATGTTCATGTAATTCACCAAAgacttcaagaactcaagagAGCAGAGGCCGCGGCTGCAACAGCCTCATCTTCGAGTTCATCAATCAGTGATCTTCCCAAAAATGGAACTCAAAACTATAGTAAATTACAACCTGAGTACTTGACAATGACAAGTCCGCAAGTGATGATCAAGGAGAAGGAAGATGAATTCTCATCACTCAACAATGTAGCGGTTCGTGGTGATCAAGCTGAGAAGCCTCAGATTGATCTGAATGAATTTCTTCAACAAATAGGAATAATGAAAAGAGATGATCATCAACAACAACCGCCTGATAAAAATCAAGATCatgatcataataataataataacagcATCAGTAGTTTCACAGAGTCGGGAGTTTCACTAAAAGACGATAGTTCAATTGCTCATTTATTTGGTGATACAACAAGTTATAATTGGGACACATTGGGTGCAATAACAGGTATAGAAGATCATGAGGTAGCAGCAGAAGAGGCTAATAGCTTTTATAATGTGAATGATGAGCTTATGTTTCCATCTTCAATATGGAACTTTTGAAAGAATTTATCTTATATACACGTATTAAAAGTATCTTTACATCGTCGGTGTATTTTAACCGACTATAATAGGTTATTTACAGAtcatttttaactttaatagaATAAGAATTTATTCAATGTCAAGTGAGGCAATTATAAACCAATTGTATTTCAAAATAGAGCGTCCTCTATCACGTGAAACTCAGATTcagttccttttttaaaaaaactgggAATTAATTAAGTTCATGTTCTATATATTTCACAGTAAACCATATAATAAATTGATTTATCGTAtagtttcatataaaaaattatattctgaaAGTTTTAAGAAGTCAATGTCTGCTTTAGACCCAGCAGAGCCTCCTAAGCCACGGCGAGATTGCTAGTTACACATCTAAATTATGGGGGTCTGCTATTAACACTGCAGTGACATCATCTTAATAGACACCACAGCTTAACACAAAATGAGTGCAAGCTTGATAATTAAGTTCCGGGGTAATAGGACCCTCGTATAGTTTAGATGTGTAACTAGAGGGTGGTTCTCATGCATTATCCCGAGTAAAATACGTTTACCAATAGAAACATCTGATATAGATCAACAAGTCAAAAATTAAAAGGCAAACAGTTCAATACAGACAGAAGCGTCATCACTCAAGTAAGCTAGTGGCGTTCTTAACTGACTTTTCCTTGGGAGGTTCAACAAAATCCC
Proteins encoded in this window:
- the LOC125866070 gene encoding dehydration-responsive element-binding protein 2F-like, whose amino-acid sequence is MDSYKRNPLKPWKKGPARGKGGPQNALCEYRGVRQRTWGKWVAEIREPKKRTRLWLGSFATAEEAAMAYDEAARRLYGPDAYLNLPHMRANFNPLNKSQKFKWFSSTNNFVSSLIPNTTGLLNLSAQPNVHVIHQRLQELKRAEAAAATASSSSSSISDLPKNGTQNYSKLQPEYLTMTSPQVMIKEKEDEFSSLNNVAVRGDQAEKPQIDLNEFLQQIGIMKRDDHQQQPPDKNQDHDHNNNNNSISSFTESGVSLKDDSSIAHLFGDTTSYNWDTLGAITGIEDHEVAAEEANSFYNVNDELMFPSSIWNF